From a single Nostoc edaphicum CCNP1411 genomic region:
- a CDS encoding NblA/ycf18 family protein → MNQPIELSLEQEFSLRTFSDQVQQMSREQAQEFLLMLYKQMIVREATYQELLKHQWEVDSGSILG, encoded by the coding sequence ATGAATCAACCCATTGAATTATCTTTAGAACAAGAATTTAGCCTTAGAACTTTCTCTGATCAAGTGCAGCAGATGTCCCGTGAACAAGCTCAAGAGTTTTTGCTGATGCTCTATAAGCAGATGATAGTTAGGGAAGCGACTTACCAAGAATTGCTCAAACATCAGTGGGAAGTTGATTCAGGTTCAATCTTGGGTTAA
- a CDS encoding ATP-binding protein gives MSSENQRVSNSETDAFFVFADNDDTFIFADDNGGQPINEVDRGSQAVPNSPPTLVALWKILIVDDDVLVHRATILALEDCIFESKPLTFLHAHSATEAKYLIQTHPDTALILLDVVMETDDAGLQVVQYIRTELHNHQVRIILRTGQPGEAPEASVILDYDINDYRLKTELTRQKLITVVISSLRSYGNILKIENKNSELSLALQHLQQTQAQLIQAEKMSSLGEMVAGVAHEINNPTNFIYGNLFHTETYVQSLLKLIKTYQKYYPTPVEAIQTIAESIDLPFLMEDLPKLFDSMRAGTERIKHIVESLRNFSRLDEAGIKPVDIHSGIESTLLILQHRLQANDKHPEIAVIKEYGQLPLVNCYVGALNQVFMNILSNAIDALEMRTLPYGTLRVACFSEGVPQATSLREVAPTTAVPSSELVLSAVEVADMISKSQCIAGDWGITSETFSLPTIRIRTEIADADRVLIRIADNGLGMSESILKRIFNPFFTTKPVGSGTGLGLSISYSIVVKQHGGHLTCSSAPGKGTEFVIDIFI, from the coding sequence ATGTCCAGCGAAAATCAAAGGGTTTCCAACTCAGAAACTGATGCTTTTTTTGTCTTTGCAGACAACGATGATACGTTTATCTTTGCAGATGACAATGGCGGACAACCAATCAATGAAGTTGATAGGGGTTCCCAAGCGGTTCCAAACTCTCCACCAACACTTGTAGCACTTTGGAAAATCTTGATTGTGGATGATGATGTATTAGTCCATCGAGCCACAATTCTGGCACTCGAAGATTGCATTTTTGAAAGCAAACCTCTAACGTTTCTCCATGCCCACTCTGCTACAGAAGCAAAGTACTTAATCCAGACACATCCCGATACAGCGTTAATTTTGCTGGATGTCGTTATGGAAACAGATGATGCTGGATTGCAAGTGGTTCAGTATATTCGTACAGAATTGCACAACCACCAAGTACGAATTATTTTACGTACAGGTCAGCCTGGAGAAGCGCCGGAAGCCTCGGTGATTCTGGACTACGATATTAACGACTATCGGCTCAAAACAGAACTGACACGGCAAAAGCTGATTACAGTAGTGATTTCTTCCCTTCGTTCCTACGGTAATATCCTCAAAATAGAGAACAAAAATTCTGAACTAAGCCTCGCTCTACAACATCTTCAACAAACTCAAGCTCAACTAATTCAAGCAGAAAAAATGTCGTCTTTGGGAGAAATGGTTGCAGGCGTTGCTCACGAAATTAACAATCCGACAAACTTCATTTATGGCAACCTGTTTCATACAGAAACTTATGTGCAGTCTCTGTTAAAACTCATCAAAACTTATCAAAAATATTATCCTACTCCAGTGGAGGCGATCCAAACTATAGCAGAGTCTATTGATTTACCATTTTTAATGGAGGATTTACCTAAACTATTCGACTCAATGCGAGCTGGAACTGAGCGTATTAAACATATTGTTGAATCACTGCGTAACTTCTCCCGCTTAGATGAAGCGGGAATTAAACCAGTAGACATTCACTCCGGCATTGAAAGCACTCTGTTAATTTTACAACACCGACTCCAAGCTAATGATAAGCATCCAGAGATCGCGGTGATTAAAGAATATGGTCAACTGCCTTTGGTTAACTGCTATGTCGGTGCCCTCAATCAGGTATTTATGAATATCTTAAGTAATGCAATTGATGCTTTAGAAATGAGAACACTTCCCTACGGGACGCTACGCGTAGCTTGCTTCTCCGAAGGAGTACCACAAGCTACTTCTCTGCGAGAGGTTGCGCCAACGACTGCGGTTCCATCGAGCGAACTTGTACTGAGCGCAGTCGAAGTAGCCGATATGATCAGTAAAAGTCAGTGTATTGCTGGAGACTGGGGAATCACAAGTGAAACATTTTCCCTCCCGACAATTCGCATTCGCACTGAAATTGCTGATGCTGATAGAGTGCTGATTCGCATTGCTGACAATGGTCTAGGCATGAGTGAATCAATACTTAAGAGAATATTTAATCCTTTTTTTACCACCAAGCCTGTGGGCAGTGGTACGGGTTTGGGATTATCGATTAGCTACTCGATTGTAGTCAAACAGCATGGAGGTCATTTAACCTGCTCTTCTGCACCAGGAAAAGGTACAGAGTTTGTCATCGATATTTTTATTTAA
- a CDS encoding DEAD/DEAH box helicase: MTTLEPNSTKLQTQLAHIYFELHPSVQKVIQLFSVIYAPIDKNSFVSCISKTGALDENNKPWGTKTLSPQIDKLLKAGLLIQENRSGPECHPLLTEIATRHAVQTGQFEILVTAVEEKLPIRTHWNRDSRIFYSLRQCIREIRIGIYRQDLSFINQQIEDYQKYADSEEKIVIENIFEQIYNNPFDADWFKTLPQELYESGISSILFNSALKLSASEDALMLLEEECSNSEKHCSDYLHLILTEQLLLQGCIQEAQESLERISNEYQNNAAIFWGWLSFLRGDNEQAIKYYKDALKAIKKATGKRQIYFNTIGGLFFILALLKDGSAPHLKEAEEYTSLMSRQSDHWLRFTYGRLKMVLQVHQGDITQKQFVVSGHISSVEEENSLQTLLCSLCLYWMDAESAKKRLPNLLEPLYRRSLASGYHWLAMETAELLSRLKPSSNYKQLAEALREDSNIQTIVDLIRPQEAWEMCLNALANLQKEPQTPGKPESELRLAWFITFYPSRCVLQPKEQKVNAKGEWSKGRPIALKRLSSALSEFDYITPQDMRVCSCIEVYSEGYYGKVDYTFGEKAISALIGHPLVFWEDTPNIRVEIVKGEPELLVKKGKQDRLTLEFSPKLPESQNILHIKETPTRIKVIEITAEHRRIAEIIGIDNKLNVPAIAEKQVLAAINAVSGIVTVHSDIGGGSEGAEEVPAQTFPHIHLLPANAGLKISLLSRPFAQGGPYYRPGTGGETVIAEIDGKRLQTRRNLSEEKQLAKDAIAACATLNRTEEQDGEWIIDDPEDCLELLLELQSLGNKVVIEWPQGEKLRVSHNADLKDFNLSIQRQQDWFAATGELKLNNDLVLDMQQLLELLEKTPSRFIPLGDGQFLALTQAFRKRLDELRMFSEKHSKGIRFHPLATLGLEDFVDEVGKVKADKHWKTHIQRLKEVQNLQPELPSTLQAELRDYQMEGFCWLARLAHWGVGACLADQMGLGKTLQALAVILRNAHEGPTLIIAPTSVCMNWVSEAQKFAPTLNIIQFSGANRQKLLDGLQPLDMLVCSYGLLQQEEVAQMLAQIQWQTIVLDEAQAIKNMTTKRSQAAMNLKSNFKLLTTGTPIENHLGELWNLFRFINPGLLGSFESFNQRFATPIEKYQDKLARNKLKKLIQPFLLRRTKNQVLEELPSRTEILLHVELSREEKAFYEALRRQAISKLTESDAEAGKKHLQVLAEIMKLRRACCNPSLVMPGTELPSSKLQLFGEVLGELLENRHKALVFSQFVDHLHIIRDYLEQQGINYQYLDGSTSVAERKKRVDAFQAGSGDVFLISLKAGGTGLNLTAADYVIHTDPWWNPAVEDQASDRAHRIGQQRPVTIYRLVAKDTIEEKIVQLHHHKRDLADSLLEGADISGKISTEVLLQLISES, from the coding sequence ATGACTACTTTGGAGCCTAATTCCACAAAACTACAAACACAACTCGCCCATATATACTTCGAGTTACATCCTTCTGTACAAAAAGTTATTCAGTTGTTTTCGGTAATTTATGCACCGATAGACAAAAATTCATTTGTAAGTTGTATTAGTAAGACTGGTGCTTTAGATGAAAACAATAAACCTTGGGGTACTAAAACCCTCAGTCCCCAAATTGATAAATTGTTAAAAGCAGGCTTGTTAATACAGGAAAACAGATCGGGCCCTGAATGTCATCCCTTACTCACAGAAATAGCTACTCGCCATGCTGTACAAACCGGACAGTTTGAAATTCTGGTTACAGCAGTAGAGGAGAAGCTACCAATACGTACTCACTGGAACAGAGATTCTCGGATATTCTACAGCTTACGCCAGTGTATCAGAGAAATCCGCATTGGTATTTATCGTCAAGACCTTAGTTTTATTAATCAGCAAATTGAAGATTATCAGAAGTACGCTGATAGTGAAGAAAAAATAGTAATAGAAAATATCTTTGAGCAGATATACAATAATCCATTTGATGCAGATTGGTTTAAGACCCTACCACAAGAATTATATGAAAGTGGCATATCAAGTATCCTCTTCAATTCAGCCTTAAAATTATCTGCTTCGGAAGATGCGTTGATGCTGCTGGAAGAAGAATGCTCTAACAGTGAAAAACATTGCTCAGATTATCTACACCTGATTTTGACAGAGCAACTGTTGTTACAGGGTTGTATTCAAGAAGCACAAGAAAGTCTGGAGCGGATATCAAATGAATATCAAAATAACGCTGCTATCTTTTGGGGTTGGTTAAGTTTTCTGCGGGGTGATAATGAACAAGCCATCAAATATTATAAAGATGCCCTGAAAGCCATCAAAAAGGCTACAGGCAAACGCCAAATATATTTCAATACAATTGGGGGCTTATTTTTTATCCTCGCACTTTTAAAAGATGGTTCAGCGCCACACCTCAAAGAAGCAGAAGAGTACACCAGTTTGATGTCCCGTCAATCAGATCATTGGCTTAGGTTCACTTATGGCAGACTGAAAATGGTACTGCAAGTCCACCAAGGTGATATTACCCAAAAACAATTTGTAGTCAGCGGTCATATTTCTTCCGTGGAAGAAGAAAATAGCTTACAAACATTGTTGTGTTCACTATGCCTTTACTGGATGGATGCAGAAAGTGCTAAAAAACGCTTACCTAATTTATTGGAACCATTGTATCGGCGATCGCTCGCTTCCGGTTATCACTGGTTGGCAATGGAAACCGCAGAACTCCTATCCCGACTCAAACCTAGTAGTAACTATAAACAACTTGCAGAGGCACTGCGAGAAGATAGCAATATCCAAACCATCGTAGATTTAATTCGACCCCAAGAAGCTTGGGAAATGTGCCTTAATGCCCTGGCAAATCTTCAAAAAGAACCACAAACACCAGGAAAACCAGAATCGGAACTGCGTTTAGCATGGTTCATAACCTTCTATCCCAGTAGATGTGTCTTGCAACCAAAGGAACAAAAAGTTAATGCCAAAGGCGAATGGAGTAAAGGTCGCCCCATAGCCCTCAAGCGTCTAAGCAGTGCATTATCTGAGTTTGATTACATCACCCCCCAAGATATGCGGGTATGTAGTTGTATTGAGGTATATAGTGAAGGCTATTACGGCAAAGTTGATTATACCTTCGGTGAAAAAGCCATCTCTGCTTTAATTGGACACCCGTTGGTTTTTTGGGAAGATACACCTAATATCCGTGTAGAAATTGTCAAGGGAGAACCGGAACTACTGGTTAAAAAAGGAAAACAAGATCGTCTCACCTTGGAATTTTCTCCCAAATTACCAGAATCACAAAATATTCTGCATATCAAAGAAACTCCAACCCGCATCAAAGTCATTGAAATTACTGCCGAACACAGACGCATTGCGGAGATTATTGGTATAGATAATAAATTAAATGTACCTGCGATCGCAGAGAAGCAAGTTTTGGCAGCCATAAATGCCGTCTCTGGCATCGTCACCGTACATTCTGACATTGGTGGCGGTTCAGAAGGTGCAGAAGAAGTACCCGCCCAGACTTTCCCCCATATTCATCTTTTACCTGCCAATGCCGGCTTGAAAATCAGCCTTTTGTCGCGCCCCTTTGCCCAAGGTGGCCCCTACTACCGTCCTGGTACAGGTGGTGAAACTGTAATTGCCGAGATTGACGGGAAACGTCTCCAAACCAGACGAAATCTGTCTGAAGAAAAGCAACTTGCCAAAGATGCTATAGCCGCCTGCGCCACCTTGAATCGAACTGAAGAACAAGATGGTGAATGGATTATAGACGATCCCGAAGACTGTTTAGAACTGCTGCTAGAACTGCAATCACTGGGAAATAAAGTAGTCATCGAATGGCCACAAGGAGAAAAACTGCGTGTTAGCCATAATGCCGACTTGAAAGACTTTAATTTATCAATTCAACGTCAGCAAGACTGGTTTGCAGCCACAGGGGAGTTGAAATTGAATAACGACCTAGTGCTAGATATGCAGCAACTACTAGAACTATTAGAGAAAACCCCCAGCCGATTTATCCCCCTTGGTGATGGTCAATTTTTGGCTTTAACTCAAGCTTTTCGCAAACGCCTCGACGAATTGCGGATGTTTTCGGAAAAACATAGTAAAGGTATTCGTTTTCACCCATTAGCAACATTAGGGTTAGAAGATTTTGTCGATGAGGTAGGTAAGGTAAAAGCAGATAAACACTGGAAAACACATATCCAGCGCCTCAAGGAGGTGCAAAACCTCCAGCCGGAACTGCCATCTACTCTTCAAGCAGAACTACGAGACTACCAGATGGAAGGCTTTTGTTGGCTGGCGCGGCTAGCACATTGGGGTGTGGGTGCTTGTTTAGCAGACCAAATGGGACTCGGTAAGACCTTGCAAGCATTGGCGGTCATTCTCAGAAATGCCCATGAAGGGCCAACCCTAATTATTGCCCCCACTTCTGTATGTATGAATTGGGTGAGTGAAGCACAGAAGTTTGCCCCAACTCTGAATATTATTCAATTTTCTGGTGCTAACCGCCAAAAATTATTAGATGGTTTACAACCTTTAGATATGTTGGTATGCAGCTATGGTTTATTACAGCAGGAAGAAGTAGCGCAAATGCTTGCTCAGATACAGTGGCAAACTATTGTGCTAGATGAAGCCCAGGCGATTAAAAATATGACCACTAAACGTTCTCAGGCAGCCATGAACCTAAAATCTAATTTTAAGTTGCTGACTACTGGGACTCCCATTGAAAATCACCTGGGTGAGTTGTGGAATTTGTTCCGCTTTATTAATCCTGGGTTATTGGGTTCATTTGAAAGCTTCAATCAACGCTTTGCTACCCCCATTGAAAAATATCAAGATAAACTTGCACGTAATAAACTCAAAAAACTGATTCAACCATTTCTATTGCGGCGGACAAAAAATCAAGTACTAGAAGAGTTGCCATCTCGTACCGAAATTCTTCTTCATGTAGAGTTAAGTCGAGAGGAAAAGGCGTTTTATGAAGCGTTGCGCCGTCAAGCAATATCTAAACTTACCGAAAGTGATGCAGAAGCAGGAAAGAAACATTTGCAGGTTTTAGCTGAGATTATGAAACTGCGTCGTGCTTGCTGTAATCCTAGTTTAGTGATGCCTGGTACTGAATTACCCAGTTCCAAATTGCAACTTTTTGGTGAGGTGCTGGGTGAACTGCTGGAAAATCGCCATAAAGCGTTAGTGTTTAGTCAGTTTGTTGACCATTTGCACATCATCCGTGATTACCTCGAACAGCAAGGTATTAATTATCAATATCTAGATGGCAGTACTTCAGTGGCAGAGCGCAAAAAACGGGTCGATGCGTTCCAAGCTGGTTCAGGGGATGTCTTTCTGATTAGTCTCAAAGCAGGGGGGACAGGACTTAATCTAACTGCGGCTGATTATGTGATTCATACAGACCCTTGGTGGAATCCCGCCGTGGAAGATCAAGCCTCAGACCGCGCCCATCGCATTGGGCAACAACGCCCGGTGACAATTTATCGCTTAGTAGCAAAGGATACTATAGAAGAAAAGATTGTGCAATTGCACCACCACAAGCGAGATTTGGCAGACAGCCTCTTGGAAGGTGCTGATATCAGTGGCAAGATATCAACGGAAGTCTTGTTACAGTTGATTAGCGAAAGTTAA
- a CDS encoding glutathione S-transferase family protein, with protein MTTAPLSWQELETLTDYQIDTVNGLTNARARLRLFGQPESDVRVTLYRDNHAWCPYCQKVWLWLEEKQIPYRIEKVTMFCYGEKESWYKRKVPSGMLPAIELDGRIIKESDDILIALEKVFAPLNQGMEDRTVLTLRQLERLLFRAWCAWLCSKAGSSQQEQFNREQFMAVVARVEEALGRTPSPYFLSGFGIVDVIFTPYLERMNASLYYYKGYSLREENPHLSSWFAAMESRTTYCGTQSDFHTHVHDLPPQMGSCWENGETQMLLNKVRVDNGPWFGLPDVTYPEPENSRMEALQRTIEHRINIIRVNPLDDKLFDQALRCALTQMMTGEDCVPPSGSDVALRYLRDRINVPRDMSIYAAKRLRESLEQTAALAGDGQPAPIPTKHRRDQDPSNFAIK; from the coding sequence ATGACTACTGCACCATTAAGCTGGCAAGAACTAGAAACTCTCACGGACTATCAAATAGATACCGTTAATGGTCTCACCAACGCTAGAGCCAGGTTGCGCTTGTTTGGTCAGCCAGAATCTGATGTGCGGGTAACGCTGTACCGCGATAACCACGCCTGGTGTCCTTACTGTCAAAAAGTTTGGTTATGGCTAGAGGAAAAACAGATCCCCTACCGCATCGAAAAAGTGACAATGTTCTGCTATGGGGAGAAAGAAAGTTGGTACAAACGTAAAGTACCATCAGGAATGCTCCCCGCGATCGAGCTAGATGGACGGATTATTAAGGAAAGCGATGACATTTTGATCGCTTTGGAAAAGGTATTTGCTCCATTGAACCAAGGCATGGAAGACCGCACGGTGCTGACTCTACGTCAATTAGAACGACTTTTATTTAGAGCCTGGTGCGCTTGGCTGTGTTCAAAAGCTGGTTCCTCTCAACAAGAACAATTCAACCGAGAACAATTTATGGCCGTGGTGGCTAGGGTAGAGGAGGCTCTGGGTCGCACCCCAAGCCCTTACTTTCTATCGGGCTTCGGCATCGTCGATGTCATTTTTACGCCATATCTTGAACGAATGAATGCGAGCCTTTACTACTACAAGGGCTACTCACTGCGGGAGGAAAACCCTCATTTGAGTTCATGGTTTGCCGCAATGGAAAGCCGAACTACCTACTGCGGTACCCAGAGCGACTTTCACACCCACGTACATGATTTGCCGCCCCAGATGGGGAGCTGTTGGGAAAACGGCGAAACCCAGATGCTTCTCAATAAAGTACGGGTGGATAACGGCCCTTGGTTTGGGCTACCAGATGTTACTTATCCAGAACCCGAAAACTCCCGTATGGAAGCTCTTCAACGAACTATCGAACACCGCATTAATATTATCCGAGTCAACCCCTTAGATGATAAATTATTTGATCAAGCGCTACGTTGTGCTTTAACACAGATGATGACAGGTGAAGACTGTGTACCTCCATCGGGTTCTGATGTCGCTCTCCGATATTTGCGCGATCGCATTAATGTACCACGAGACATGTCTATCTACGCAGCCAAGCGATTGAGGGAATCCCTGGAACAAACCGCAGCCCTTGCGGGTGATGGGCAGCCAGCCCCCATTCCCACTAAGCATCGAAGAGATCAAGACCCGTCTAACTTTGCCATCAAGTAG
- a CDS encoding nuclear transport factor 2 family protein: MNITSEGSNPSVLIKMEAAINAHDIDAFVNCFANDFVGEQPVHPKRNVTGAEQVRKNWTGIFAQVPDLQAKLVAHTIAGDMGWSEWHWQGKHINSTEFNMRGVVVVGLRENTIAWARLYMEPVQSGSNAIL; the protein is encoded by the coding sequence ATGAATATTACTTCTGAAGGAAGCAATCCCTCGGTTCTAATTAAGATGGAAGCTGCGATTAATGCTCATGACATTGATGCGTTCGTGAACTGCTTTGCGAATGACTTTGTGGGTGAACAGCCAGTACACCCGAAGCGAAACGTCACTGGCGCAGAACAGGTGCGAAAGAACTGGACTGGTATCTTTGCTCAAGTTCCCGACCTCCAAGCAAAATTAGTTGCCCATACGATCGCTGGTGACATGGGTTGGTCGGAGTGGCATTGGCAAGGAAAACATATAAACAGCACAGAATTCAATATGCGAGGCGTTGTCGTTGTTGGACTAAGAGAAAACACGATTGCATGGGCGCGGCTGTACATGGAGCCAGTTCAAAGCGGGAGCAATGCGATTTTGTGA
- a CDS encoding GNAT family N-acetyltransferase, translating into MNYTVQSPMRINLRPATLADLDLLRHWDEQPHVVDSDPNDDWGWEVELDRAPEWREQLIAEIDHRPIGFIQIIDPAREDSHYWGDIPANLRAIDIWIGEEIDLGKGYGTQMMQLALTRCFADPKVTAVLVDPLAGNTRVHRFYERFGFQFVESRRFGGDDCLVYRVNRADWHHENAIALP; encoded by the coding sequence ATGAACTATACCGTACAATCTCCGATGAGGATAAACCTCCGCCCTGCCACCTTGGCTGATTTGGATCTGCTGCGACATTGGGATGAGCAACCTCATGTGGTTGACTCTGATCCTAACGATGACTGGGGCTGGGAAGTAGAACTCGACCGTGCCCCCGAATGGAGGGAGCAATTGATTGCTGAAATTGATCATCGCCCCATCGGATTTATACAGATCATCGATCCAGCACGTGAGGATAGTCACTACTGGGGTGATATTCCGGCGAATCTTCGCGCGATTGATATCTGGATTGGGGAAGAGATTGATTTGGGTAAAGGTTATGGAACCCAAATGATGCAGCTTGCACTTACTCGATGTTTTGCTGACCCGAAAGTGACGGCTGTACTCGTCGATCCACTTGCTGGCAATACCCGTGTTCACCGCTTTTATGAACGTTTTGGTTTCCAATTTGTTGAGTCTCGACGATTTGGTGGCGATGACTGCTTAGTTTATCGCGTGAACCGAGCAGATTGGCATCATGAAAATGCGATCGCATTGCCGTAG
- a CDS encoding PEP-CTERM sorting domain-containing protein (PEP-CTERM proteins occur, often in large numbers, in the proteomes of bacteria that also encode an exosortase, a predicted intramembrane cysteine proteinase. The presence of a PEP-CTERM domain at a protein's C-terminus predicts cleavage within the sorting domain, followed by covalent anchoring to some some component of the (usually Gram-negative) cell surface. Many PEP-CTERM proteins exhibit an unusual sequence composition that includes large numbers of potential glycosylation sites. Expression of one such protein has been shown restore the ability of a bacterium to form floc, a type of biofilm.), translating to MNQVRLPKFSIAVIGLVVASVFHATPVLGAILTRQEFSGDFTLVDATTPFLTNSLPEEGEYSGFVVYSEDGTLSDWELSVNNLDLNLNPGSTNGGNLTPDVDFELDSGSNWNLVVDFGIAFDAPRYTLERTSSSEIILTGEVGRAGTYIYQDSAAKITLSSSSTSVPEPTSLLGLLFAVGAIAVSKKAGETKSEV from the coding sequence ATGAATCAAGTTCGACTCCCTAAATTTAGCATCGCTGTGATTGGTTTGGTAGTTGCAAGCGTATTTCATGCTACTCCCGTGCTGGGAGCGATTCTAACTAGACAAGAATTTTCAGGTGATTTTACCTTAGTCGATGCTACTACCCCATTCCTTACGAACTCTTTGCCAGAAGAGGGCGAATATTCTGGATTCGTGGTTTACTCAGAGGATGGGACTTTGAGCGATTGGGAGCTATCCGTCAACAATCTAGACCTGAATTTGAATCCAGGATCTACTAATGGCGGTAACTTAACCCCAGATGTTGATTTTGAGCTTGATTCTGGGTCGAATTGGAATTTAGTAGTTGATTTTGGCATTGCTTTTGATGCTCCTAGATATACCTTAGAAAGAACTTCAAGCTCTGAAATTATCTTGACGGGTGAAGTGGGACGGGCAGGAACATACATCTATCAAGATTCTGCTGCCAAGATTACCCTGAGTTCTTCATCTACATCAGTACCAGAACCTACTTCCCTACTAGGTCTATTGTTTGCAGTTGGTGCAATTGCTGTCTCTAAAAAAGCTGGGGAGACGAAATCTGAAGTATGA